The following coding sequences are from one Salvia hispanica cultivar TCC Black 2014 chromosome 3, UniMelb_Shisp_WGS_1.0, whole genome shotgun sequence window:
- the LOC125216743 gene encoding LOW QUALITY PROTEIN: nucleolar complex-associated protein 2-like (The sequence of the model RefSeq protein was modified relative to this genomic sequence to represent the inferred CDS: inserted 1 base in 1 codon; deleted 1 base in 1 codon), with translation MVKEEAKEHIGTLKKLQEKDPEFYEFLKEHDKELLDFDEEDLDDNIQTDAEDEDDEEEVDDDVAEYSDPESAMEEEPSTNVITSAMVDSWIEAIRSESKLAAVRSILKAFRSACHYGDDSGDDPAAKFSTMSSSVFNKIMLFVLNGMDGILRDILKFPSSGGKDEMVKELMATKRWKKYNLLVKSYLGNALHTLNQMTDNEMIAFMLRRLRYSSVFLAAFPALLRKYIKVALHFWGTGSGALPVVSFLFLRDYCIXLGSDCLEDCIKGMYKAYVLNCHFVNSTKLQHIQFLGNCFAELLRVDVPAAYQHAFVYIRQLVMILKEALFSPTKKKNKSKGKDEPSKKEKGKEARSSSSNKEIFRKVYQWKFINCLELWTGVVCAYSNEADLKPLAYPLTQIITAVARLVPSACYVPLRLRCVRMLNRISASTGSFIPVSLLLLDSLEFKELRKPPTGGVGKAVDFNSILKVSKSTLKTRAFQEACVFSVVEELTEHLAQWSYSIAFLELSFIPGVRLRNFTKSTKVDRFRKEIRRLTRQIDANSDFVNKKRTTVALLPNDTVAESFLEDLKNSGTSPLSQYAATLRQRAQERSGALTESSVLIGDESSKFGSKISSDDDEHDDSDMEENASAMLSDHYSKQQKSVNKKSSTTKHTEDMALDEDIVEDLVLSSDEDALLSDSPDEDDDDDEPEDNQQEQSSSKKRKHGVDMHKGKQNGGNRKSKKKRKTHGRILDLNFLERAVEIV, from the exons ATGGTGAAGGAAGAAGCTAAAGAACACATTGGAACCTTGAAAAAACTTCAAGAGAAG GATCCTGAATtctatgaatttttgaaagaaCATGACAAGGAGCTTTTGGATTTCGATGAAGAGGATTTGGAC GATAATATTCAAACTGAtgcagaagatgaagatgatgaagaggaAGTTGATGACGACGTTGCGGAGTATAGTGATCCTGAATCTGCAATGGAGGAAGAGCCTTCGACAAATGTGATAACTAGTGCAATGGTTGATTCTTGGATCGAAGCAATCCGTTCCGAGTCAAAATTAGCTGCTGTTCGCTCAATTCTGAAAGCTTTCCGGAGTGCTTGCCATTATGGCGATGATAGTGGTGACGACCCTGCAGCAAAGTTTAGCACCATGTCGAGCAGTGTTTTCAATAAGATAATGCTGTTTGTCTTGAATGGAATGGATGGGATTCTTCGAGATATCTTGAAATTCCCATCCTCCGGGGGAAAGGACGAGATGGTTAAGGAACTTATGGCTACAAAGCGATGGAAGAAATACAATCTTTTGGTGAAGTCGTATCTTGGAAATGCTCTGCATACGTTGAACCAAATGACCGATAATGAAATGATTGCATTCATGTTAAGGCGCCTGAGATACTCGTCTGTATTTTTGGCTGCTTTTCCTGCTCTTTTGAGGAAGTACATTAAGGTTGCGCTTCATTTCTGGGGTACTGGTAGTGGTGCACTGCCGGTTGTCTCCTTTTTGTTTCTTAGAGACTATTGCA CCCTCGGCTCTGACTGTCTGGAAGATTGCATCAAAGGAATGTATAAAGCCTATGTCTTAAATTGTCACTTTGTTAATTCGACAAAATTGCAGCATATCCAATTTCTTGGTAATTGCTTTGCTGAACTTCTTCGGGTGGACGTTCCAGCTGCGTATCAGCATGCTTTTGTTTACATTCGGCAGTTAGTAATGATACTAAAGGAAGCACTCTTTTCTCcaacgaaaaagaaaaataagagtaaagGGAAGGATGAGCCTTCCAAGAAAGAGAAGGGGAAAGAAGCACGTTCCAGTTCTTCAAATAAG GAAATTTTTCGAAAGGTTTATCAGTGGAAGTTTATAAATTGCCTGGAGCTATGGACTGGAGTTGTTTGTGCATACAGCAACGAAGCTGATTTGAAACCACTTGCATATCCGTTGACACAGATCATAACTGCGGTAGCTCGTTTAGTTCCCTCAGCTTGTTATGTCCCACTTAGATTGCGTTGTGTAAGAATGCTCAACCGGATCAGTGCATCAACGGGTTCATTTATTCCTGTATCTCTACTTCTGCTGGACTCGCTAGAGTTTAAAGAATTGCGTAAACCTCCTACAGGGGGAGTAGGCAAAGCTGTTGATTTTAACTCGATACTAAAG GTTAGCAAATCCACCTTGAAGACCCGGGCCTTTCAGGAGGCCTGTGTTTTCTCTGTGGTTGAGGAACTCACCGAGCATCTTGCTCAGTGGAGTTACTCTATTGCGTTCTTGGAATTGTCTTTCATTCCTGGTGTCCGGTTGCGAAACTTCACTAAGTCCACGAAGGTTGATAGGTTTCGTAAAGAAATTAGGCGCCTCACTCGCCAG ATTGATGCGAATTCCGATTTTGTGAATAAGAAGCGAACGACAGTTGCACTCTTGCCAAATGACACTGTGGCAGAATCTTTCCTTGAG GACCTGAAAAACTCAGGCACGAGCCCCCTGTCCCAGTATGCTGCCACACTACGCCAGAGAGCCCAGGAAAGGAGCGGCGCTTTGACTGAATCCAG TGTGCTCATTGGAGATGAATCATCC AAATTCGGGAGCAAGATATCAAGTGACGATGATGAGCATGATGATTCTGACATGGAAGAAAATGCCAGTGCTATGCTCTCTGATCACTATTCCAA GCAACAGAAAAGTGTCAACAAGAAGAGTAGTACTACTAAGCACACAGAAGATATGGCTTTGGATGAAGATATTGTTGAGGACTTGGTTCTAAGCTCTGATGAAGATGCTCTGTTGAGTGACAGTCCCGATGAagatgacgatgatgatgagcCTGAAGATAACCAGCAGGAACAGAGCAGCAGCAAGAAACGGAAGCATGGTGTGGATATGCACAAAGGGAAGCAAAACGGTGGAAATAGAAAGtcaaagaagaagaggaagacaCACG GGAGGATTTTAGATTTGAACTTTCTTGAACGAGCTGTGGAAATAGTCTGA